A stretch of Lentisphaera araneosa HTCC2155 DNA encodes these proteins:
- a CDS encoding family 43 glycosylhydrolase has translation MNKLTILTLLFLVLVNALKAELSKASNKSMLNSNRIVNGSDWYDTSGKLISAHEGEIARFGDTFYWYGSSYKNNPQGRFRMTAGPVWNGMQVYTSKDLKNWTYKGVCMPRPKEGFGLLGATGRGHVMYNEKTKKYVMWYRWFVAMPASFLCVATADHPEGPFTPHGPKEVGSWTGFGSDMNTFQDEDGKGYLIYCDHNKPKSGGNWRYAIRIDSLSDDYLTSKREGILVFDSGCEAPAMVKYKGKYIAVASGVHGWAGSNTKCAVADSPLGEYKKQADISEQRTWSSQVTDLIYLKESNTVMALCDQWWIPDRADIDKSRYLFLPLFFDEKTGRANMEYRKEWSPLESQANQKK, from the coding sequence ATGAATAAACTAACAATATTAACTCTACTATTTCTCGTCTTAGTCAATGCCCTTAAGGCCGAGCTTAGTAAAGCATCGAATAAGTCTATGCTCAATTCAAATCGCATTGTTAATGGCAGCGATTGGTACGATACGAGTGGCAAGCTCATTTCAGCTCACGAAGGGGAAATCGCTCGTTTTGGAGATACTTTTTATTGGTATGGGAGTAGTTATAAAAATAACCCACAAGGGCGTTTTCGTATGACGGCGGGACCAGTGTGGAATGGCATGCAAGTCTATACGTCAAAAGATTTAAAAAATTGGACTTACAAAGGTGTGTGTATGCCTCGGCCTAAGGAAGGCTTTGGGCTACTCGGAGCCACCGGACGTGGACACGTCATGTATAATGAAAAAACCAAAAAATATGTTATGTGGTACCGTTGGTTTGTGGCTATGCCAGCCTCTTTTCTTTGTGTCGCAACGGCGGATCACCCTGAGGGGCCTTTTACACCTCATGGTCCTAAGGAAGTGGGTTCTTGGACGGGCTTTGGCTCAGATATGAATACCTTTCAGGATGAAGATGGAAAAGGCTATCTCATTTATTGTGATCACAATAAGCCTAAATCGGGGGGTAATTGGCGCTACGCCATTCGCATAGATAGTTTGAGTGATGATTATTTGACGAGCAAGCGCGAAGGTATACTTGTTTTTGATTCAGGGTGTGAAGCTCCTGCGATGGTGAAATACAAAGGGAAATATATTGCAGTGGCCTCTGGTGTGCACGGCTGGGCGGGTTCAAATACCAAGTGTGCAGTGGCGGATTCACCTTTGGGTGAATATAAAAAACAAGCTGACATCAGCGAACAAAGAACTTGGAGTTCCCAGGTTACCGATCTTATTTACCTGAAAGAATCCAACACCGTGATGGCCCTATGTGATCAGTGGTGGATTCCCGATCGTGCTGATATTGATAAATCGCGCTATTTATTTTTACCCCTTTTCTTTGATGAGAAAACAGGAAGAGCCAATATGGAATACCGCAAAGAGTGGAGCCCGCTAGAGTCTCAGGCAAATCAAAAGAAATGA